Sequence from the Periplaneta americana isolate PAMFEO1 chromosome 5, P.americana_PAMFEO1_priV1, whole genome shotgun sequence genome:
ttcacttgttCGATGCACAGACTGTTCTGAGAGTATGAAAAGGTTACATGGCTATTTTGTTTCAATGGTGGAATGACAAACattgtttatttcacttgttcGATGCACAGACTGTTCTGAGAGTATGAAAGGTTACATGGCTATTTTGTTTCAATGGTGGAATGACAGACattgtttatttcacttgttcGATGCACAGACTGTTCTGAGAGTGTGAAAGGTTACATGGCTATTTTGTTTCAATGGTGGAATGAGAgacattgtgtatttcacttgttCGATGCACAGACTGTTCTGAGAGTATGAAAAGGTTACATGGCTATTTTGTTTCAATGGTGGAATGAGAGACGttgtttatttcacttgttcGATGGACAGACTGTTCTGAGAGTATGAAAAGGTTACATGGCTATTTTGTTTCAATGGTGGAATGAGAGACattgtttatttcacttgttcGATGCACAGACTGTTCTGAGAGTATGGAAAGGTTACATGGCTATTTTGTTTCAATGGTGGAATGAGAgacattgtgtatttcacttgttCGATGCACAGACTGTTCTGAGAGTATGAAAAGGTTACATGGCTATTTTGTTTCAATGGTGGAATGAGAGACGTTGTGTATTTCACTTGTTCGATGCACAGACTGTCCTGAGAGTATGAAAAGATTACATGGCTATTTTGTTTCAATGGTGGAATGAGAGACattgtttatttcacttgttcGATGCACAGACTGTTCTGAGAGTGTGAAAAGGTTACATGGCTATTTTGTTTCAATGGTGGAATGAGAGACattgtttatttcacttgttcGATGCACAGACTGTTCTGAGAGTATGGAAAGGTTACATGGCTATTTTGTTTCAATGGTGGAATGAGAGACattgtttatttcacttgttcGATGCACAGACTGTTCTGAGAGTATGAAAAGGTTACATGGCTATTTTGTTTCAATGGTGGAATGAGAGACattgtttatttcacttgttcGATGCACAGACTGTTCTGAGAGTATGAAAAGGTTACATGGCTATTTTGTTTCAATGGTGGAATGAGAGACattgtttatttcacttgttcGATGCACAGACTGTTCTGAGAGTATGGAAAGGTTACATGGCTATTTTGTTTCAATGGTGGAATGAGAgacattgtgtatttcacttgttCGATGCACAGACTGTTCTGAGAGTATGAAAAGGTTACATGGCTATTTTGTTTCAATGGTGGAATGAGAGACattgtttatttcacttgttcGATGCACAGACCGTTCTGAGAGTATGAAAGGATTACATGGCTATTTTGTTTCAATGGTGGAATGAGAgacattgtgtatttcacttgttCGATGCACAGACTGTTCTGAGAGTATGAAAAGGTTACATGGCTATTTTGTTTCAATGGTGGAATGAGAGACATTGTTCATTTCACTTGTTCGATGCACAGACTGTTCTGAGAGTATGAAAAAGTTACATGGCTATTTTGTTTCAGTGGTGGAATGAGAGACattgtttatttcacttgttcGATGCACAGACTGTTCTGAGAGTATGAGAAGGTTACATGGCTATTTTGTTTCAATGGTGGAATGAGAGACattgtttatttcacttgttcGATGCACAGACTGTTCTGAGAGTATGAAAAGGTTACATGGCTATTTTGTTTCAATGGTGGAATGAGAGACattgtttatttcacttgttcGATGCACAGACTGTTCTGAGAGTATGGAAAGCTTACATGGCTATTTTGTTTCAATGGTGGAATGAGAgacattgtgtatttcacttgttCGATGCACAGACTGTTCTgagagtataaaaaggttacatggctattttgtttcaatggtggaatgagagacgttgtttatttcacttgttcGATGCACAGACTGTTCTGAGAGTATGAAAAGGTTACATGGCTATTTTGTTTCAATGGTGGAATGAGAGACattgtttatttcacttgttcGATGCACAGAGTGTTCTGAGAGTATGAAAAGGTTACATGGCTATTTTGTTTCAATGGTGGAATGAGAGACattgtttatttcacttgttcGATGCACAGACTGTTCTGAGAGTATGAAAAGGTTACATGGCTATTTTGTTTCAATGGTGGAATGAGAgacattgtgtatttcacttgttCGATGCACAGACTGTTCTGAGAGTATGAAAAGGTTACATGGCTATTTTGTTTCAATGGTGGAATGAGGgacattgtttatttcatttgttcgATGCACAGACTGTTCTGAGAGTATGAAAAGGTTACATGGCTATTTTGTTTCAATGGTGGAATGACAAACattgtttatttcacttgttcGATGCACAGACTGTTCTGAGAGTATGAAAGGTTACATGGCTATTTTGTTTCAATGGTGGAATGAGAgacattgtgtatttcacttgttCGATGCACAGACTGTTCTGAGAGTATGAAAAGGTTACATGGCTATTTTGTTTCAATGGTGGAATGAGAGACATTGTTCATTTCACTTGTTCGATGCACAGACTGTTCTGAGAGTATGAAAAAGTTACATGGCTATTTTGTTTCAGTGGTGGAATGAGAGACattgtttatttcacttgttcGATGCACAGACTGTTCTGAGAGTATGAGAAGGTTACATGGCTATTTTGTTTCAATGGTGGAATGAGAGACattgtttatttcacttgttcGATGCACAGACTGTTCTGAGAGTATGAAAAGGTTACATGGCTATTTTGTTTCAATGGTGGAATGAGAgacattgtgtatttcacttgttCGATGCACAGACTGTTCTGAGAGTATGAAAAGTTTACATGGCTATTTTGTTTCAATGGTGGAATGAGAGACattgtttatttcacttgttcGATGCACAGACTGTTCTGAGAGTATGGAAAGCTTACATGGCTATTTTGTTTCAATGGTGGAATGAGAgacattgtgtatttcacttgttCGATGCACAGACTGTTCTgagagtataaaaaggttacatggctattttgtttcaatggtggaatgagagacgttgtttatttcacttgttcGATGCACAGACTGTTCTGAGAGTATGAAAAGGTTACATGGCTATTTTGTTTCAATGGTGGAATGAGAGACattgtttatttcacttgttcGATGCACAGAGTGTTCTGAGAGTATGAAAAGGTTACATGGCTATTTTGTTTCAATGGTGGAATGAGAGACattgtttatttcacttgttcGATGCACAGACTGTTCTGAGAGTATGAAAAGGTTACATGGCTATTTTGTTTCAATGGTGGAATGAGAgacattgtgtatttcacttgttCGATGCACAGACTGTTCTGAGAGTATGAAAAGGTTACATGGCTATTTTGTTTCAATGGTGGAATGAGGgacattgtttatttcatttgttcgATGCACAGACTGTTCTGAGAGTATGAAAAGGTTACATGGCTATTTTGTTTCAATGGTGGAATGACAAACattgtttatttcacttgttcGATGCACAGACTGTTCTGAGAGTGTGAAAGGTTACATGGCTATTTTGTTTCAATGGTGGAATGAGAgacattgtgtatttcacttgttCGATGCACAGACTGTTCTGAGAGTATGAAAAGGTTACATGGCTATTTTGTTTCAATGGTGGAATGAGAGACGttgtttatttcacttgttcGATGGACAGACTGTTCTGAGAGTATGAAAAGGTTACATGGCTATTTTGTTTCAATGGTGGAATGAGAGACattgtttatttcacttgttcGATGCACAGACTGTTCTGAGAGTATGGAAAGGTTACATGGCTATTTTGTTTCAATGGTGGAATGAGAgacattgtgtatttcacttgttCGATGCACAGACTGTTCTGAGAGTATGAAAAGGTTACATGGCTATTTTGTTTCAATGGTGGAATGAGAGACGTTGTGTATTTCACTTGTTCGATGCACAGACTGTCCTGAGAGTATGAAAAGATTACATGGCTATTTTGTTTCAATGGTGGAATGAGAGACattgtttatttcacttgttcGATGCACAGACTGTTCTGAGAGTGTGAAAAGGTTACATGGCTATTTTGTTTCAATGGTGGAATGAGAGACattgtttatttcacttgttcGATGCACAGACTGTTCTGAGAGTATGGAAAGGTTACATGGCTATTTTGTTTCAATGGTGGAATGAGAGACattgtttatttcacttgttcGATGCACAGACTGTTCTGAGAGTATGAAAAGGTTACATGGCTATTTTGTTTCAATGGTGGAATGAGAGACattgtttatttcacttgttcGATGCACAGACTGTTCTGAGAGTATGAAAAGGTTACATGGCTATTTTGTTTCAATGGTGGAATGAGAGACattgtttatttcacttgttcGATGCACAGACTGTTCTGAGAGTATGAAAGGGTTACATGGCTATTTTGGTTCAGTAGTGGAATGAGAATGGTAAAAATCTGCTATAAAAATGCACAACTCTCATAGTATACCCGGATTCGAAACATATTCCTTGTTGGCGAGTCCTTGGTAAATAGGCTGTCCTTATTATCCCTCCGTAACGCTACAGATTATGGAGAAATATAACTATACCGGTACCTTTAATCTTGCATTAGGCAAACACACAGTGCAATGTCTATGCGTAGTTCCACGTCACAtatttttagtggtttattttacgatgctttatcaactgctgtggttatctagcgtctgagtgatatgaaggtgataatgtcggcgaaatgagttccaggatccagcgccgaaagttacccagcatttgctcttaatgggttgagggaaaaccctgaaaaaaacctcaaccaaataacttgtcccaaccaggatttgaacccgagcccgctcgcttcacggtcaggcaggttaaccgttacttcacagcggtgaacCGTCGTATCTTCATGAACGAGAGCACAGAGTACTATATTTACAATAGACAAACATTTATGTCCTAGGCGGGATTTGAAACAACGACCTTGGTTGTCACAGCGCAATAAAACTGATTTAACTGTTGCGAATATTATTGCTAGCTATTTCTTTTCAATCCCATCAAGAAAGAAGTTTTTTAAACTTGTAGTCTTGCTTACTACTATACTTTGCTAAGTCCTTGTTAGCAGCAATGTTGTTAAAGCAAGGATGTTGGAAATCTCATTACTGTACACATAATATTATTTCTATTCACCTCGTTCTTGTTCGCCGTGATTGTACTTCTCATCACCATCGATTACCTCAAAATCCAGCATTGTCGCTAACACGAGTTAGAACTGGCACCAGCGTTTTTGACGTGTATCCTACTATATAGTGCcccgtttgtgagcatgttgctagtgcagctgagaaagATACCATTTCCTATAcatgtcacatcagccatttgccaaacactgttgtcagactgactgcggcaaatgtaaaacactcgcacttaacgttcccattacttatttcacacgccaaaaacggttaCGCGGACTGTAGACCTATTTCCAtggttattttatacacagaactTTCACCATAAAACATTCTACGGAATTTCACTGAGAAGATGATATATGCAGTGCATTAATGTGAgtttctgtatttattattatttgtatttgatgtaCGAAGGATTTGTCGAAAATTTAAGGAAAAGGGATTGATAGCTGAATAAAATGAGATCACGGAGAGTGGATTGTAAATAACATGTGATTTTAAGCCATgcgttgaaataaaattattcttctcCGACGTTTCGAAACTGCTTGCAAGTCCCATTCTTAGGTCGTGTCCCGAAGCTCAACATAATTTAGGATACTTAAAATCCTCAGCTATTTTAGGCGATTTTTCAGGAAGTTGTTAGCGCGATTGAATTTCTGTAGATTGGATAATATGAAAACTACTCGAATTCTCGTATCTGTGTTAATTCACATTGCTGATCCGCTTACAGATCCTCATAATGCAGCTAAATATCTTGGAAACATGATGGCTGTGTGTTAAGTCGTTGACGTATTTGCAATTCTATAGGATACGGATGTAGACCTCACATTCTGATGTCAATGCTAGTCCAGGCGCTGTTCTGCAGGACGCTGCTCAAGGCCTTGAATGTTTTGATGTCGCTCCAGTTTGCAGTTTCGGAGTGCGCGGTAGAAGGACTCACATATCCTGAAGTCACTGTGTTTCTCCGAACATTGCAGCAGCTCCCTCGACTCATTGATACAGGGTCCATCCTCGTCCTGACGCGAGGCAGCCTCCACATTGCTCTCCCCCATAAGCACGCTACCGATAGCATGTCCCACGCTACCGATAGCATGTCCCACTGCTGTGCCCACTACTACCCCTGCGGCAGTTGCTGCAGTTTGCTCGAAGACGCCTGGtttctcctgctgctgctgctgctgctgtttttGTGTCTGGGGCGGAGATGGCGGTAGAGCTGCTCGTGATTGTGCTGGCCTCGATGGA
This genomic interval carries:
- the LOC138700564 gene encoding coiled-coil-helix-coiled-coil-helix domain-containing protein 2-like codes for the protein MPRRGRGHSKPRSPTVQKRSSSTYTPHTSPSRPAQSRAALPPSPPQTQKQQQQQQQEKPGVFEQTAATAAGVVVGTAVGHAIGSVGHAIGSVLMGESNVEAASRQDEDGPCINESRELLQCSEKHSDFRICESFYRALRNCKLERHQNIQGLEQRPAEQRLD